The Prevotella sp. E9-3 genome has a window encoding:
- the gcvT gene encoding glycine cleavage system aminomethyltransferase GcvT, whose amino-acid sequence MGIRQEPVQREKRTCLYEKHVQMGALMSPFGGFIMPIQYAGIAPEHTAVRERVGLFDVSHMGEVTVKGKDAERYVQHIFTNDVAGAPVGKVFYGMMCYENGGTVDDLLVYKMGEQDFFLVINASNIDKDWEWMQQQAVGFDIDLQNKSSYYGQIAVQGPQSEEVVERVLGLKCAELNFYEARYLSELPSSEAGIGVISRTGYTGEDGFEIYASHAYINDCWDKLIAAGVQACGLGCRDTLRFEVGLPLYGDELSEEISPVMAGLTMFVKFDKEEFIGKEALLKQKTEGTQRKLVGIELQDKAIPRHGYIVLKDGQPIGEVTTGYHTLSTDKSVCMALIDSQYAQLGTEVEIQIRKKTFPGVVVKKRFYDKHYKH is encoded by the coding sequence ATGGGAATCAGACAAGAACCAGTACAACGAGAGAAACGCACCTGCCTCTATGAGAAGCATGTGCAGATGGGGGCGTTGATGTCGCCTTTTGGCGGATTTATCATGCCCATACAATATGCAGGTATAGCTCCTGAACATACTGCCGTACGTGAACGGGTGGGCCTGTTCGATGTCAGTCACATGGGCGAAGTTACCGTAAAGGGAAAAGATGCTGAGCGTTATGTTCAGCACATCTTTACCAACGATGTGGCAGGCGCTCCTGTGGGCAAAGTGTTCTATGGCATGATGTGCTATGAGAATGGTGGTACCGTAGATGATCTGTTGGTCTATAAAATGGGCGAACAGGACTTTTTCTTAGTAATCAATGCTTCCAATATTGATAAAGACTGGGAATGGATGCAACAACAGGCTGTCGGCTTCGATATTGATCTGCAGAATAAGTCCAGCTATTATGGACAGATTGCTGTTCAAGGACCGCAAAGTGAAGAAGTTGTGGAGCGTGTGTTGGGGCTGAAATGTGCAGAACTCAATTTCTATGAAGCTCGCTATCTTTCAGAACTTCCTTCTTCCGAGGCAGGGATTGGCGTGATATCCCGTACCGGCTATACGGGTGAAGATGGCTTTGAGATCTATGCTTCACATGCATACATAAATGATTGTTGGGACAAACTGATAGCTGCTGGTGTGCAGGCATGCGGACTGGGTTGTCGTGATACCCTGCGTTTCGAGGTCGGTTTACCGCTTTATGGTGATGAACTGTCAGAAGAGATATCACCTGTGATGGCAGGCCTAACGATGTTTGTGAAGTTCGATAAAGAAGAGTTTATTGGTAAGGAAGCCCTTCTGAAGCAGAAAACTGAAGGCACCCAGCGCAAACTCGTTGGCATCGAGCTACAAGATAAAGCGATTCCTCGTCATGGATATATCGTTTTGAAGGACGGGCAGCCTATTGGTGAGGTTACCACCGGCTATCACACCCTTTCTACCGACAAGAGCGTTTGTATGGCACTTATCGACAGCCAGTATGCACAGTTGGGTACTGAGGTCGAGATACAGATCCGTAAAAAGACCTTCCCCGGTGTAGTCGTGAAGAAACGCTTCTATGATAAGCACTATAAGCATTAG
- a CDS encoding DUF5723 family protein, with amino-acid sequence MKRIYSIAKRTGLFFFATAFAATASAQFLRTSYLQDVPYSLQMNPAQVPSHGYFSPLLGPLSVTMQSNAFGFQDLQDMFDKGETYYKSNDFMDKLKSDNSLNLNMAWDQINVGWFAGSNFWNFSTGTRIEMGASMPKSIFTFMNEMNGNTLDQDMWKNGLNADLAGEKINMMVYQEVGIGFARKINDKLTVGAKVKALLGVANMDFEISDMSINTPQGIDIEKVRNMDQTFAEANLDWSKYKDGSYKDDNMLTAIRNEIGAHGKAGIKVGATGKASMGGLKWKYASDDAGNNTYINGAEMNGFKISGYGLGLDLGATYEVMENLKVTAAVTDLGFINWSKSESKVVTAELDRSYDLDRDEGEGGLYDFAKAVASNEVVNFDMLKMKEDDGDGYSTSLYTTIALGGQYTTLDDKLVVGALYTGRMAKPESVHELTLSGAYNLSSMLNVAVSYSMIQSAGKSFGLGLKFGPAYIGTDYMFFGSNTKCMNLLAGLSIPLGKGKKFAM; translated from the coding sequence ATGAAGAGAATCTACTCCATTGCAAAAAGAACAGGACTGTTCTTCTTTGCCACTGCATTTGCTGCAACCGCAAGTGCACAGTTCCTACGCACATCGTATTTGCAGGATGTACCCTACTCACTGCAGATGAACCCTGCACAGGTACCCTCACACGGATATTTTAGTCCGCTGCTCGGTCCGCTCAGTGTTACCATGCAGTCTAACGCCTTTGGATTCCAGGATCTTCAGGATATGTTCGACAAGGGCGAAACTTACTATAAGAGTAACGACTTTATGGACAAGCTGAAGAGTGATAACAGCCTGAACTTGAACATGGCATGGGACCAGATCAATGTAGGTTGGTTCGCAGGAAGCAACTTCTGGAACTTCAGCACAGGAACACGTATAGAGATGGGTGCCTCGATGCCAAAGAGCATCTTCACTTTCATGAACGAAATGAATGGTAACACCCTCGATCAGGATATGTGGAAAAATGGACTGAATGCTGATCTGGCTGGTGAGAAAATCAATATGATGGTCTATCAGGAGGTTGGTATCGGCTTTGCACGCAAGATTAACGACAAACTGACTGTTGGTGCAAAGGTGAAGGCTCTGCTGGGTGTTGCCAATATGGACTTTGAAATCAGTGACATGTCTATCAACACACCTCAAGGTATTGACATTGAGAAAGTCAGAAATATGGATCAGACTTTTGCTGAGGCAAACCTTGACTGGTCAAAGTATAAAGATGGCAGCTATAAAGATGACAACATGTTAACAGCAATTCGTAATGAAATTGGTGCACACGGAAAAGCAGGTATCAAAGTTGGCGCAACAGGTAAGGCATCTATGGGTGGTCTGAAATGGAAATATGCTTCAGACGACGCAGGCAACAACACTTATATTAACGGTGCTGAAATGAATGGCTTCAAAATTTCCGGTTATGGTCTGGGTTTAGACTTGGGCGCAACCTACGAGGTGATGGAAAACCTGAAAGTGACTGCTGCTGTCACCGACCTGGGCTTTATCAACTGGAGCAAGAGCGAGTCAAAGGTAGTTACAGCCGAACTAGACAGATCTTATGATCTTGACAGAGATGAAGGTGAAGGTGGCCTGTATGACTTTGCCAAAGCAGTTGCCAGCAATGAAGTTGTAAACTTCGACATGTTGAAGATGAAGGAAGATGACGGTGACGGATACTCTACTTCACTCTACACCACTATCGCACTCGGCGGACAGTACACCACACTTGACGACAAGCTTGTAGTAGGTGCCCTCTACACCGGTCGTATGGCTAAGCCCGAGAGCGTTCATGAGCTGACGCTGTCAGGTGCTTACAATCTGAGTTCAATGCTGAACGTAGCCGTTTCATATTCTATGATTCAGAGTGCAGGTAAGTCATTTGGTCTTGGTTTGAAGTTCGGTCCTGCCTATATTGGTACCGACTATATGTTCTTCGGCAGCAACACCAAGTGTATGAACCTCTTGGCTGGTCTGAGCATTCCTCTCGGCAAGGGTAAGAAATTCGCTATGTAA
- the gcvPB gene encoding aminomethyl-transferring glycine dehydrogenase subunit GcvPB, which translates to MNNKLYGSLIFELSQSGRRGYSLPKNHFGNYELPASMCREKEADLPECDEMTVVRHYTNLSANNFGVDNGFYPLGSCTMKYNPKINEEMAALPQFQNLHPLQPKKTVRGAEAVCTLLCKALCELTGLHAFTLKPFAGAHGELTGLMVIKKYHESRGDMARQLVIVPDSAHGTNPASAAVCGLEIAEVKSTKDGLVDLEDLKNLVNSEGPRIAAMMMTNPNTLGLFEQQIPVIEKIIHEVGGLMYYDGANLNPMLGACRPGDMGFDVMHINLHKTFSTPHGGGGPGAGPVGVRKGLEEFFPEVSPYHGNFAVAMRAYAYILSLGREHIKEVGPLATLNANYIKESLKDIYELPIDTVCKHEFVFDGLKDKSTGVTTMDVAKRLLDYGYHAPTIYFPLLFHESLMIEPTENESKEIIDSFIAVMRQIALETRENPDLVKSAPHNTPIGRVDDVLAAKHPVTTFRQMKSETI; encoded by the coding sequence ATGAACAATAAACTATATGGCAGCCTGATATTCGAACTCTCGCAATCAGGCCGACGTGGCTATTCTTTGCCAAAGAATCATTTTGGAAACTACGAGTTGCCGGCATCTATGTGTCGTGAAAAAGAGGCCGATCTGCCTGAGTGTGACGAGATGACCGTTGTGCGTCACTATACAAACCTTTCGGCCAACAACTTCGGTGTAGATAACGGATTCTATCCACTTGGTTCCTGCACTATGAAGTATAATCCCAAAATCAATGAGGAAATGGCTGCTTTGCCACAGTTCCAGAATCTGCATCCCCTGCAACCGAAAAAAACGGTGCGTGGTGCTGAGGCTGTATGCACGCTGCTCTGCAAGGCTCTTTGTGAACTCACAGGCTTGCATGCATTCACTCTGAAGCCTTTTGCCGGCGCTCATGGTGAACTGACAGGACTGATGGTTATCAAGAAATATCACGAGAGTCGTGGCGATATGGCACGCCAATTGGTCATTGTTCCCGATTCTGCCCATGGCACCAATCCTGCCTCGGCTGCCGTTTGCGGTTTGGAGATTGCAGAGGTAAAATCGACCAAAGACGGTTTGGTGGATCTTGAAGATTTGAAGAATCTTGTCAATTCAGAGGGGCCCCGCATCGCTGCAATGATGATGACCAATCCCAATACTCTTGGTCTTTTCGAACAGCAAATTCCTGTTATTGAGAAAATCATACACGAGGTCGGTGGCTTGATGTATTACGATGGAGCCAACCTCAATCCGATGTTGGGTGCTTGTCGTCCTGGAGATATGGGCTTTGACGTGATGCATATCAACCTACACAAGACTTTCTCTACCCCTCATGGCGGAGGTGGTCCGGGTGCTGGTCCGGTAGGTGTACGCAAAGGTCTTGAAGAGTTCTTTCCTGAAGTGTCTCCCTATCATGGCAATTTCGCAGTGGCTATGCGTGCCTATGCTTATATTCTTTCACTCGGTCGTGAGCACATCAAAGAGGTAGGTCCTCTGGCTACTCTCAATGCCAACTATATCAAAGAGTCGCTCAAAGATATCTATGAACTGCCTATCGATACGGTGTGTAAGCACGAGTTTGTTTTCGATGGTCTGAAAGATAAATCAACTGGGGTTACTACCATGGATGTGGCCAAGCGCCTGCTTGACTATGGCTATCATGCACCAACTATCTATTTTCCTTTACTTTTCCATGAGAGTCTGATGATTGAACCCACGGAGAACGAATCAAAGGAAATTATCGACAGTTTTATAGCCGTGATGCGCCAGATAGCACTTGAAACTCGTGAAAATCCTGACCTTGTGAAGTCGGCCCCCCACAACACTCCTATTGGTCGTGTTGATGATGTACTGGCTGCTAAACATCCGGTTACAACCTTCCGTCAGATGAAAAGCGAGACAATATGA
- a CDS encoding lipoate--protein ligase family protein: protein MKYVVLPMDTERRLSFYLAMEEYVARHLLKEAGTDELFFMWQVQPSVIFGRNQVLENEVNVDYCREHSILLYRRKSGGGCVYADRSNIMMSYITKGENVGFAFNSFMGKMLLVLRNLGIEAVGTSHNDIMIGNRKVSGTACYHLPDSSIVHSTMLYDTDMENMLHAITPSKEKLQSKGIQSVRQRITLLKDYLSLDIDAFKTAVRNTLCQGELVLKPDDVAGIENLEQTYLREEFIHLIS, encoded by the coding sequence ATGAAATACGTAGTGCTACCCATGGATACTGAACGACGGTTGTCGTTTTATCTTGCCATGGAGGAGTATGTGGCTCGTCATCTTCTGAAGGAAGCTGGCACCGACGAATTGTTTTTCATGTGGCAGGTGCAGCCCAGTGTAATCTTTGGTAGGAATCAAGTATTGGAAAACGAAGTCAATGTTGACTACTGTCGTGAACACAGCATCCTTCTTTATCGCCGAAAGAGTGGGGGAGGCTGCGTCTATGCCGACCGTTCCAATATCATGATGTCTTATATCACCAAAGGCGAGAATGTGGGCTTTGCTTTCAACAGTTTTATGGGAAAGATGCTGTTAGTGCTTCGCAATTTAGGTATTGAGGCTGTAGGCACCAGTCACAATGACATCATGATTGGCAACCGCAAGGTGAGCGGTACCGCCTGCTATCATCTTCCCGATAGTAGTATCGTTCATTCTACAATGCTCTACGATACCGATATGGAGAATATGCTTCACGCCATAACGCCCAGCAAGGAGAAATTGCAGTCGAAAGGTATTCAGAGTGTTCGGCAGCGTATCACACTGTTGAAAGATTATTTGTCGTTGGACATAGACGCTTTTAAGACGGCTGTACGAAATACCCTCTGTCAAGGTGAACTGGTGTTGAAGCCCGATGACGTGGCTGGCATTGAGAACCTGGAACAGACTTATCTGCGTGAAGAGTTTATTCACCTTATATCATAA
- the gcvPA gene encoding aminomethyl-transferring glycine dehydrogenase subunit GcvPA codes for MDYKYFPHTEADIESMLATVGIGSIDELYSDVPEAVRFKGDYQLPSEMSELEVRQLFEQLGSMNQQLTCFAGAGVYDHYTPSVIPNLLSRSEFLTSYTPYQAEISQGTLHYIFEFQSMMAELTGMDISNASMYDGTTATAEAMMMAVAAGKKQNTVLVSETVDPKTIAVLDTYAHFHGIELKMIPSENGVTNLSALSSQLSTQESVAGVIVQQPNRYGIVEDYSGFADAIHEHKALFIVNSIIADLAVLKTPGEWGADIACGDAQSLGIPMQWGGPYVGYMCCTEKLIRKMPGRIVGRTQDSRGQRAFVLTLQAREQHIRRQKATSNICSNQSLMALWVTVYCSLMGKQGLKEAAQLSYAGAHYLCDQLVATGRFSLVCHQPFFNEFVVRYDGDIDALQRRFVDNGIFGGIKVADNQIMFAVTEKRTKEEIDKLVELV; via the coding sequence ATGGATTATAAGTATTTCCCTCATACTGAGGCTGATATAGAATCAATGCTTGCCACTGTAGGCATCGGTTCCATTGATGAACTCTATAGCGATGTGCCTGAAGCTGTTCGTTTCAAGGGTGACTATCAGTTACCTTCGGAGATGAGCGAATTGGAGGTCCGTCAACTGTTTGAGCAGTTGGGCTCAATGAACCAGCAACTAACCTGCTTTGCTGGCGCCGGTGTTTACGATCATTATACACCTTCCGTAATCCCCAATCTGCTCTCACGCTCAGAGTTCCTTACCAGTTATACGCCCTATCAGGCAGAGATTTCGCAAGGTACGCTCCATTATATCTTTGAATTTCAGTCGATGATGGCCGAACTGACAGGCATGGACATTTCAAATGCTTCCATGTATGATGGCACTACTGCCACTGCCGAGGCGATGATGATGGCTGTGGCTGCTGGCAAGAAGCAAAACACGGTGCTGGTGAGCGAAACTGTCGATCCGAAAACAATAGCCGTATTGGACACCTATGCCCATTTCCATGGCATAGAACTGAAGATGATTCCTTCTGAAAATGGTGTCACAAACCTCTCAGCTCTCAGCTCTCAACTCTCAACTCAAGAGAGTGTCGCTGGTGTGATCGTACAACAGCCCAACCGCTACGGTATCGTAGAGGACTACAGTGGGTTTGCTGATGCAATTCATGAACACAAGGCCCTTTTCATCGTAAACAGTATCATTGCCGACCTTGCCGTTCTCAAAACACCAGGCGAATGGGGTGCCGACATTGCTTGTGGCGATGCACAGTCGTTGGGTATTCCTATGCAGTGGGGTGGCCCCTATGTAGGCTATATGTGTTGTACGGAGAAACTGATCCGTAAAATGCCTGGTCGTATTGTAGGTAGAACTCAGGACTCTCGCGGTCAGCGTGCCTTCGTACTCACCCTTCAAGCTCGCGAACAGCACATCCGTCGCCAGAAAGCTACGTCAAATATCTGTTCTAATCAGAGTCTGATGGCCCTTTGGGTGACAGTTTATTGCTCGCTTATGGGCAAGCAAGGATTGAAAGAGGCTGCTCAACTGTCGTATGCCGGTGCCCACTATCTGTGCGATCAACTGGTTGCTACGGGCCGTTTCAGCTTAGTCTGTCATCAGCCTTTCTTCAATGAATTTGTTGTGCGTTATGATGGTGATATTGATGCTTTGCAGCGTCGTTTTGTTGATAATGGTATCTTTGGCGGCATCAAAGTGGCCGATAATCAGATTATGTTTGCGGTTACAGAGAAACGTACTAAAGAAGAAATCGATAAATTGGTAGAATTGGTATGA
- the gcvH gene encoding glycine cleavage system protein GcvH — protein sequence MATVKEGLFYSESHEYVRIEGNFGFVGITDYAQHALGNVVYVDMPDVDDDVEAGEEFGAVESVKAASDLISPVSGTVVEVNEALDDQPELINQDPWENWIIKVELSDKTEVDNLMDASSYAAFCEKQ from the coding sequence ATGGCAACAGTAAAGGAAGGACTCTTCTATAGTGAGTCGCACGAGTATGTGAGAATTGAAGGAAATTTCGGTTTCGTAGGTATCACCGACTATGCCCAGCATGCATTGGGAAATGTAGTTTATGTTGATATGCCCGATGTTGATGATGATGTGGAAGCAGGCGAGGAATTTGGTGCCGTTGAAAGCGTCAAGGCTGCCAGCGATTTGATTTCTCCCGTCAGTGGTACTGTCGTTGAAGTCAACGAGGCCCTCGATGATCAGCCTGAGCTAATCAATCAGGATCCTTGGGAGAACTGGATTATCAAGGTCGAACTCTCTGACAAGACTGAGGTTGACAATCTGATGGATGCTTCCAGCTATGCTGCTTTCTGTGAAAAACAATAG
- the asnS gene encoding asparagine--tRNA ligase, protein MKRIKIVDVLQCTEYGKEVCVKGWVRTHRSSKAVDFIALNDGSTIKNVQVVVDPTKFDEQLLKQITTGACICAVGTLVESQGAGQNSEIQATALEIYGLCDNEYPMQKKGQSFEAMRKNAHMRLRTNTFGAVMRIRHNMAMAIHTYFHNHGFYYFHTPLITASDCEGAGNMFQVTTKNLYDLKKDEQGKIIYDDDFFGEQTSLTVSGQLEGELGATALGAIYTFGPTFRAENSNTPRHLAEFWMVEPEVAFIDQEELMDLEEDFIKYCVKWALDNCKDDLAFLNQMIDKTLIQRLEGVLKETFVRLPYTEGINILQEAIKKGKKFEFPCNWGDDLASEHERYLVEEHFKKPVIMTDYPRAFKSFYMKQNEDTANGGSVGYKGAVAPGPTMQGTDVLFPQIGEIIGGSVREESYDKLMSEVERREMDKTHLWWYLDTRRWGSCPHAGFGLGFERLILFVTGMQNIRDVIPFPRTPKSAEF, encoded by the coding sequence ATGAAACGAATTAAAATCGTTGACGTGCTTCAGTGCACGGAATATGGCAAAGAAGTCTGTGTGAAGGGATGGGTGCGTACGCACCGCTCTTCCAAGGCTGTTGACTTTATTGCACTGAATGATGGTTCGACCATCAAGAATGTGCAAGTAGTGGTAGATCCAACCAAGTTTGACGAGCAGTTGCTGAAACAGATTACCACGGGTGCTTGCATCTGTGCAGTAGGTACACTCGTTGAAAGTCAGGGTGCAGGCCAAAACAGTGAGATTCAGGCTACAGCTCTTGAAATCTACGGTCTCTGTGACAATGAGTACCCCATGCAGAAGAAGGGACAGAGCTTTGAGGCTATGCGTAAGAATGCTCACATGCGTCTGCGCACTAATACCTTCGGTGCAGTGATGCGTATTCGTCACAATATGGCAATGGCCATTCATACTTACTTCCACAATCATGGCTTCTACTATTTCCACACACCGCTGATTACTGCAAGCGACTGTGAAGGAGCTGGCAATATGTTCCAGGTGACAACCAAGAACCTTTATGATCTGAAGAAGGACGAGCAGGGAAAGATTATCTATGACGATGACTTCTTCGGTGAGCAGACCTCACTGACAGTGAGTGGACAGTTGGAAGGTGAGCTGGGAGCCACAGCCCTCGGCGCCATCTACACTTTCGGTCCAACATTCCGTGCTGAGAATTCAAACACCCCACGTCACTTGGCAGAGTTCTGGATGGTAGAGCCTGAAGTCGCTTTCATCGATCAGGAAGAACTGATGGACCTGGAGGAAGACTTTATCAAGTATTGCGTGAAATGGGCACTTGACAACTGTAAGGACGATCTTGCCTTCTTGAACCAGATGATTGACAAAACACTCATTCAGCGTTTGGAGGGTGTACTGAAGGAAACCTTTGTACGTCTGCCTTATACTGAAGGTATCAATATTCTGCAGGAAGCTATTAAGAAGGGTAAGAAATTTGAGTTCCCCTGCAACTGGGGCGATGACCTTGCATCCGAGCATGAGCGCTACCTGGTTGAAGAGCATTTCAAAAAGCCAGTCATCATGACTGACTATCCCCGTGCCTTCAAGTCGTTCTATATGAAGCAGAACGAAGATACTGCCAATGGCGGTTCTGTAGGTTACAAGGGAGCTGTTGCTCCTGGTCCTACCATGCAGGGTACCGATGTGTTGTTCCCACAGATTGGTGAGATCATTGGCGGTTCTGTTCGTGAAGAGAGCTACGATAAACTGATGAGCGAGGTAGAACGCCGTGAAATGGATAAGACTCACCTCTGGTGGTATCTCGATACACGCCGTTGGGGTTCATGTCCTCATGCAGGCTTTGGCCTCGGCTTCGAGCGTCTCATCCTGTTCGTAACTGGTATGCAGAACATTCGCGATGTCATTCCCTTCCCCCGTACTCCAAAGAGCGCTGAGTTCTAA
- a CDS encoding NAD(P)/FAD-dependent oxidoreductase gives MISTDLIIIGAGPGGYRAAELAAKVGLKVVVFEGSEVGGTCLNVGCIPTKTYVHSASFAEARERMPQVVEQLRSGVESILTHPNITLVREKGVFVDAHTVNDYTAKNIIIATGSETKWLPIKGLDDPRVVDSTGLLNLDTLPKRLVIIGAGVIGMEFASVFHRFGSEVTVIEFLKECLPALDSDIAKRLRKYLEKQGITFKMKTAVENIADIDADVILMATGRKPRTEGLGLEKIGVTLAPNGAIPVDDNYHLSLGADRPIVNCQLSIINSLQAKRPFGPSDQFSNIYAIGDVNGRQMLAHAAEFQAKVVIDSIVNGNNAQSDSSLFTLHSPLSYCPAAIFTTPEAACVGPSEDQLKEQGIAYECRKAFHRANGKAVAMNETEGMLKLFSEPDAGRILGCHAYGSHSADMIQEVSVLMCCGATVKQLRQMVHIHPTVGEILFTAAEQ, from the coding sequence ATGATTAGTACTGATCTTATCATCATCGGTGCGGGACCTGGTGGCTATCGTGCCGCCGAGCTTGCTGCTAAGGTAGGCTTGAAGGTGGTAGTGTTCGAAGGCTCCGAAGTGGGTGGCACCTGTCTGAATGTGGGGTGCATACCAACAAAAACTTATGTGCACAGTGCCTCCTTTGCTGAGGCTCGTGAACGTATGCCACAGGTGGTAGAGCAATTGCGTAGTGGGGTAGAGTCCATTCTCACACATCCCAACATCACCTTGGTTCGTGAGAAGGGCGTGTTTGTCGATGCCCATACTGTCAATGACTATACCGCTAAGAATATAATCATTGCCACCGGTTCAGAAACTAAATGGCTACCCATCAAAGGACTCGATGATCCGCGTGTTGTCGATTCTACAGGCTTGCTCAATCTTGATACGCTGCCCAAACGCCTTGTCATTATCGGAGCTGGTGTGATTGGTATGGAGTTTGCCTCGGTATTCCATCGCTTTGGTTCAGAGGTAACAGTCATTGAGTTTCTGAAGGAGTGTCTGCCCGCTCTCGATAGTGATATCGCCAAGCGTCTGCGCAAATATCTTGAAAAACAAGGTATCACCTTCAAAATGAAAACGGCCGTTGAGAATATTGCCGATATCGATGCCGATGTTATCTTGATGGCTACAGGGCGTAAGCCCCGTACCGAAGGCTTAGGTCTGGAAAAAATAGGCGTTACTCTCGCTCCCAACGGTGCCATCCCCGTAGATGATAATTATCACTTGTCCCTTGGGGCCGATCGGCCAATTGTCAATTGTCAATTATCAATTATCAATTCTTTGCAAGCAAAACGTCCCTTTGGGCCGAGCGATCAATTCTCCAACATCTATGCCATCGGCGATGTGAACGGCCGTCAGATGCTTGCTCATGCAGCAGAGTTTCAGGCAAAAGTTGTTATTGATAGCATAGTGAATGGAAACAATGCGCAGTCAGATTCTTCGCTCTTCACTCTCCACTCTCCACTTTCATACTGTCCAGCCGCCATCTTCACCACTCCAGAAGCCGCCTGTGTAGGTCCTTCCGAAGATCAGTTGAAGGAGCAAGGCATCGCATACGAATGTCGCAAAGCCTTTCATCGTGCCAATGGCAAGGCTGTAGCCATGAATGAAACCGAAGGTATGCTAAAACTTTTCTCTGAACCCGATGCTGGTCGCATTTTGGGATGCCATGCGTATGGTTCCCACAGTGCCGACATGATTCAGGAGGTCAGTGTGCTTATGTGTTGTGGAGCAACTGTGAAGCAACTGCGCCAGATGGTGCATATTCACCCAACGGTTGGAGAGATACTGTTTACCGCTGCCGAACAATAA
- a CDS encoding porin family protein yields the protein MKKLFTAIVAAIFAVPSFAQIHSGDFSLNETSVYYGIRLGMNASTFSGDADMSRLDAKTGLTLAGTVGLRLSDVVTPLFLESGLYYTQYGAKENKDEVNLNYFEIPILIKAGFELQNDMALLPFIGPTFGLGIAGKTKGYDENGDFYSKSSFGKGKCLRPDAAIKMGCGFEWNVVYLELGYRFGLANIYDSDEFTLHNNAFFANIGVNF from the coding sequence ATGAAAAAGCTCTTTACGGCCATTGTGGCAGCTATTTTTGCAGTTCCCTCTTTTGCCCAGATTCACAGCGGCGATTTCTCACTGAACGAGACATCGGTATATTATGGAATCAGGCTTGGTATGAATGCTTCCACTTTCAGTGGCGATGCAGACATGTCAAGACTCGATGCCAAGACAGGTCTCACATTGGCGGGTACTGTGGGTTTGCGGCTGTCGGATGTGGTGACGCCTCTTTTCCTTGAAAGTGGTCTCTACTACACTCAGTATGGCGCAAAGGAGAATAAGGATGAAGTTAATCTGAATTACTTTGAGATACCTATTTTAATAAAGGCCGGTTTCGAGCTTCAGAACGACATGGCCTTGCTGCCCTTTATTGGCCCGACCTTTGGACTGGGTATTGCCGGTAAGACGAAAGGTTATGACGAGAATGGTGATTTCTATAGCAAGTCATCATTCGGAAAAGGAAAATGTCTTCGCCCCGACGCTGCTATCAAGATGGGATGCGGATTTGAATGGAATGTTGTCTATCTGGAATTAGGCTATCGCTTCGGTCTGGCAAATATTTACGACAGCGATGAGTTTACGCTCCACAACAACGCATTCTTCGCCAATATCGGTGTAAATTTCTAA